Sequence from the Halobacteria archaeon AArc-dxtr1 genome:
AGCTCTGCTGACCGTTCGTGGCGGTTTCACTCTCGCAGCGTCGAGACGCAGTTCCAGCACCGATCGAACACGGGGTCGGACTCGTTTCGCGCGCCACAGTAGCCACATTCGATCGTCTCGCCGTCGAACTCGAGTGAGCCCTCGAACTCGCCGGGATCGCTGAACCGACCGGTGTGATGTGACCCACCCGATTTCGAGGGGTCCGGACTGGCCTGTTTTGGGCTCGAAAGCGCCGGTGTTCCCTGGTGCTCATCGTCCGAGCGACGCACGTAGACGTAGTAAAGCCCCAGATGGAGCAGCGCGAACAGGACCGCGTAGCCGATGAGCCAGCCCCAGATCTCCATCACCGTGCAATACGGTCTCAACCCACTTGGCTATTGGCTGCGGTCGGAAACGATGACCGTCACGAGTACCAAAACGAGTTCTCACTCGGGGGGCTCGAGATCACGCTGGAACTCGTCGAAGACGTCGAGATCGCTCTCGAGTTCGTAGGGGAGCCGTCGGTCTCCCTGCCGGTTGACGCCTGCTTCGTCGAGCGGGGTGGCGACCGACTCCCAGCCCGGTTTCACCTTGACGCTCTTGGCTGGCATGCCGACGGCGATGTGGTGGGCGGGGATGTCGTGTTGGACGATCGCGCGGGCACCGACGATGGCGTTCTCGCCGACCCTGTTGCCGGCGCGAACCATCGAATCGTAGGTGAGGCGAACGTCGTCTTCGACGATCGTGTGGTAGTTTCTGACTGCGGTCTGATCGACGACGTCGTGATCGTGGCTGTAGACGTGGACGCCGTCGGAGACCGAGACTCGGTCGCCGATCGTCAGCTTTCCGCGGTCGTCCAAGTGGACGTCGTCGTGGATCACGGTGTTGTCGCCTACCTCGATGTTGTGGCCATAGGTGAACGTAATCCCCTTGAAGAAGCGACAGCCCTCGCCGCAGTCGGCAAACAGGTGGTCGGCGAGCATCCGGCGAAATCGCAGCGCGAACTCGACGTTGTCGGCGATTGGGAGGCTGTCGAACTGCCGCCAGAGCCACTGGAGGTGCTTCGAGCGCCGAAATCGCTGTTCGTCCTTCTCGGCGTAGTACTCGCTCTCGAGTGTGGTGTTACAGGGGTCGTAGCTCTGCAGTCGTACGTGCTCTGCTGCCGACACCGACTCGCCGGCCTGCCAGCGGTCGTAGGCCTCGCGGTCGCCCGAAAGGTCAACGAGGACGTCGCGGACGACTTCGCACGTGTCTTCCTCGCTCG
This genomic interval carries:
- a CDS encoding acyltransferase gives rise to the protein MTKRHVSLPEEAETGMRAFIREVDERLSSEEDTCEVVRDVLVDLSGDREAYDRWQAGESVSAAEHVRLQSYDPCNTTLESEYYAEKDEQRFRRSKHLQWLWRQFDSLPIADNVEFALRFRRMLADHLFADCGEGCRFFKGITFTYGHNIEVGDNTVIHDDVHLDDRGKLTIGDRVSVSDGVHVYSHDHDVVDQTAVRNYHTIVEDDVRLTYDSMVRAGNRVGENAIVGARAIVQHDIPAHHIAVGMPAKSVKVKPGWESVATPLDEAGVNRQGDRRLPYELESDLDVFDEFQRDLEPPE